TAGTGTGTGGGATAGATTATGAAAGTATGAACTTCATCTGCTAGAATATCATTGGATCGTTATTGATCATTGTCTTCCAGCAACAAAGTAAAATCTTCATGAAATATTTGACATGAAAGTGTGAACTTGTCCATCAGTACATACACTGCAACCTGCTATTTTAGCTTCTGCTGGGAGCCTGGGACCTAATAAATAGTAAATACATATGTGCTTCATTCTGACTTACCGCAAACATGTGTCAAATGTACCATTTCTGTTTCTTAATGGTTTATCCACTTGCAGTTGTGAATGGGCACATTAAACGACCTCAAGATGAAGATATCCAATCTAATGTACTTGAAATCATTGGAACAAATGTACAGTCAACTTACATCACATGCCCAGCTGATCCTTCTGCTACTCTTGGGATTAAGCTACCATTTCTGGCCATTATTGTGAAAAATCTTAAGAAATACTTCACGTTTGAGATCCAAGTTCTGGATGACAAGAACGTCCGACGTCGATTTCGAGCATCAAATTTTCAAGTGTGTAAGAGCTGCTGATCATTCCATTTTCTGCAGAAATAAATTGTGTGCCTTACTTATCTGATTGATTTGATTCTGCTTCATGAATCCTTTACATTTCCTTTTCCTTTCTAACTTCAGTTTTGTTGATCCTTTCTGTTAAACACCGCCAGCTATCCATAAACAGTATTTCACATGAACTTAGATCATAGTGAATAAATGGTGGAACGGTCTGAGGTTCTAGGATAAACAATTGATACTTGCAGTTTTATTTCATACTAAGAACATAGATTGTAATGAAATAATAATAATAGAAATATACTAGTTCTTGGATTGGCAATCAGTACCTGCAATCTTTCTACTTTATACAAGTTTTATTCTTCTATTACTTTTTTCTATCTTTGAGTGGTGTAAATGCAATCCGTTCTACAAATGTCTTTTGCTTCACCTTAACCCTTGGGCTTTGGGAAACTGGAACATACGACCTATCATTATACCCTGCAAACTTCTACTTAGGGATGCAAGTTCTAATTACATTGTATGGACCcaaaaacttgctcaaatgaactAGAATGTCATTTCACGTAATTTGACTATTTGAGTGAGGAGGGAAATGAACTAGAATGTCATTTGACTATAATTAGTTAGCTGACCAAAAAAACACCATTGGATACCCACTTGCATCCTTCTACCCGTGGACTTCTGTCAATCTAGTCCTTAATGCCCTCGTAAGTCAAACATGCGGTGTATATAAATTTTTTTGCTATGTGTTAACATTACGACTCTGAAAAAGTTGCAGCCTGCATACAGATATTTAGTCTTATATTTCACCTATTTTTTCCTTTAGGCATTTCATAAAAATAATTGTAATCATGATGGTTGATCTATTATTTAGTGCGGTGGAGTTAGGTTGATTGGCACTTTCTTTTGCATGGTTGCACTTGAGTTGAATGGTTGATGTATTTTATCCCTTCCATTTTTTCACCATTTAAAAAAACGAGGCACCTAAATTGTGTGTACACACTGTGCATGCAATCACACTGACTTGTAAACTCTTTGCAGTCTGTTACAAGGGTGAAGCCATATATCTGCACAATGCCGTTGAAGCTTGATGATGGCTGGAACAACATTCAGTTGAACCTCACTGATCTGACAAAAAGGGCGTATGGCACAAATTATGTCGAGACGCTGCGGGTGCAAGTTCATGCAAACTGCCGACTTCGCCGAATTTACTTCTCTGACCGCCTCTACTCAGAGGAGGAGCTGCCGCCTGAGTTCAAGCTCTACCTTCCTATCCAAGTGAGAACTCCTATTTATGTACTTTGCTATAAAACATTTCTTCACTGCTTAGCTATCTACTACATCCTTTTGTGTGAACTTCACAGAAATCATAAGGATCCAGAGGGCATGGAGAGACTTTGGTGACCAGGAGGCATACATCATGTCATTGTGAGGATCCCTTTCCCATGACCTAGCTGTGCATTTGCCTTCCTGAGACTGAGATCCAGAAAAGTATCAGAATGTTTCTGTTAGTTTTCTGTTGTGTTCTGAATGATTAGGCTCTTCCGATCATAGCAAGGTGAGTAGCCTTAATTGGGGGCTCTTACCCAGTGACCCCCTGTCAACAACTCAATGTTATTAAGTCCAAACCCTTTCCCTACTGGTCCTTCTGGTCCAAAGCAAAACGTACCGTTACTGCTTACTGCCTGGTCATTTAACGTGCTCCTTCCATAGTTGTACTATCTCTATGATAGTATCATGTGACCACTGGTTTGTTGGATGCATGTCAAGCGTGATTCGCATTGAAAGCTTCACTTCTCTTCAGCGTCAGCCGTGCCGACTGACGACTGCTGCAGTCCTGCTCGGTCTGGCGCTCTGAATGTACCCGAAAGCACTGCGTACTGCTTCAGAAAATCTGAGCCTATTTGTGTTACGTATCAGTATCAACCGAAACTGTTCGTGTGGTTCACACGAGCAACTGAAATCATTTGGACTGGGCGCAATGATCGGAATTTATCCGTGGCCTTTCTCTTTTCAATGGGGATTGCAGATTCGTGTTTGTCTGTTGGAAAACGTCGTGCTACGGAACTGCTGAGCTCTGAAGCTAGCGTCGTGGCTTTCTAGTCGGCGAGCAAATGGTTGGGCAACACGTGCTGCGGCCTACAACAGACCAAGGCCACCAGGGGACCAGTGCGGCGGGCGGGCCGGCGGTGATCAGTGACCACCCACCAGCAGCCGCGCGGCCCCGGCCTTGCCGGTTGCCGCCTGGAACACGGCGCAGAGACGTGGGAGGCAGGCAGGGGACGGGCAACGCAACAGGGCAAGGAAGTAAAAGGCGCCGCGCGCAGCCCGCAGCAAGCGGTGAACGAATCCACCCACCGCACGGCCTGGTCCGGCTCATGTGCCGCGCCCGCGCGCCATGCCAGCCCGGGCCACGGCCGCGCGCGGGCGCCCACCGTGCCGGACCACGCAGTGCAGgcacgtccgtccgtccgtctgcGTCCGTGCCGCAGGGGGCGTGCCTGGCCGTGGAACGCTTTGCGCTCCCGGCGTCCAAGGCGCTGCGCGCGGCCGTAGCGCCAAAAGCTGGCGTACCTGTACTGGTACCCAGCATGTAGTATTGAGTGGCGGCCGGCGCAGGCAGCAGGTCGGTTACTTGCCGTTGTGGCCGGTAACGCGACTGCCTCGCGGCCGGGTCCACGTCATAAATGACGAACGGACGGatggatagatagatagatcatCGAGCCATGGCATGGCACTGCATTGGCATCGCCGCATCGCAGGCCGATTGCAGCTGATCTCTGAATAACGTGACCACTTGTTGCAGCATCGGCCGCCCCTCTACCACGAGCATCAATAGATGCTTGTCTAGAAACCGTAGCATTGTTTGCTCGCACCCCCAATTTATTCTGGACACACACGAACATCCAAAGTTGGAATGGGAATTGATATGAAATTCCAGCTCCAGCGTTTGAATTGAAACCAGACAGTAAAAGCTGGCGACCGCGGGCGGCGAACCCGGTGGCAACACGTACTGGCATAGCGATCCTAGGACAACGAGAGACCCACCAGACCAGACGCAACGCAAGGCCAAACAAGAAGACACCAGTTACAAACGGCTCCATCCAAAAGCCTCGCGCGGTCGCGTCCGTGTCACCCTCAGGCCCCACCCGGCCAGGGTCATCCGGTCATGctcgtgcgtgcatgcatgcacgccCAAATCTCGCCGGCGCCCGGTCCCAAACGCTGCGGCGAGAAGACAAGCCGCCCCTGCCCCCGCCACTCCTCGACACACCGCCGTCGCCACCTGCCATATCTGCGCCTGCGCGACGCCGTGGGTGTGGGACGGAGCCGATGGGAGGTAGCGCACGCATGCAGCCGGCGGCCCGGGGTCCATGCGTCCATGTCCGTCCAGCCTCCAGTGGCAGGTGGTGGTGGTA
Above is a genomic segment from Miscanthus floridulus cultivar M001 chromosome 3, ASM1932011v1, whole genome shotgun sequence containing:
- the LOC136546580 gene encoding uncharacterized protein isoform X2 produces the protein MFKNTFQSGFLSILYSLGTKPLQIWDKEVVNGHIKRPQDEDIQSNVLEIIGTNVQSTYITCPADPSATLGIKLPFLAIIVKNLKKYFTFEIQVLDDKNVRRRFRASNFQSVTRVKPYICTMPLKLDDGWNNIQLNLTDLTKRAYGTNYVETLRVQVHANCRLRRIYFSDRLYSEEELPPEFKLYLPIQKS
- the LOC136546580 gene encoding uncharacterized protein isoform X1 translates to MFKNTFQSGFLSILYSLGTKPLQIWDKEVVNGHIKRPQDEDIQSNVLEIIGTNVQSTYITCPADPSATLGIKLPFLAIIVKNLKKYFTFEIQVLDDKNVRRRFRASNFQSVTRVKPYICTMPLKLDDGWNNIQLNLTDLTKRAYGTNYVETLRVQVHANCRLRRIYFSDRLYSEEELPPEFKLYLPIQVRTPIYVLCYKTFLHCLAIYYILLCELHRNHKDPEGMERLW